In Hevea brasiliensis isolate MT/VB/25A 57/8 chromosome 13, ASM3005281v1, whole genome shotgun sequence, a single genomic region encodes these proteins:
- the LOC110661964 gene encoding LOW QUALITY PROTEIN: SEED MATURATION PROTEIN 1 (The sequence of the model RefSeq protein was modified relative to this genomic sequence to represent the inferred CDS: inserted 2 bases in 1 codon) produces MAKSEDDIKYGTAQAKVSEDESLRVRYKHGTPLEGGKIADSETFDLFSSANNISSPTSKSNPXNTTQSQSQNNTGGNATTGLDFRISLILCFAFMFLEKVVFQSKML; encoded by the exons ATGGCGAAGAGTGAGGATGATATAAAGTACGGGACTGCACAGGCAAAGGTTTCTGAGGATGAATCTCTAAGGGTGAGATACAAGCATGGCACTCCACTTGAAGGAGGAAAGATTGCAGATTCTGAGACTTTTGATCTCTTTTCAAGTGCTAATAATATTTCCAGTCCTACCTCCAAATCCAATCC CAACACCACTCAATCTCAGTCTCAGAATAACACGGGAGGAAATGCCACCACCGGTTTAGATTTCAGAATCTCTCTTATACTTTGTTTTGCTTTTATGTTCTTGGAGAAAGTAGTTTTTCAAAGCAAGATGCTGTGA
- the LOC110661963 gene encoding probable terpene synthase 4, whose protein sequence is MAFSKPAFSPVSRYPIPLKRIPRIAVKYVLDNETLDKMCNRRLKKLKEAKHALRKAKEDDISLSESLRTIDALQRLGIDYHFQDEIKAVLNSHYKICTASSNNQNLDLSQVALRFRLLRQQGYHVPADVFNKFKNENGVFKQELAVDIKGLLELYEASQLNIGGEYILDEAEVFSGHLLNSSAMHLDDHLAGIVANTLKHPHHKTLSRSVIKIFLLNFQCTIQSKETFLELAKLDFNMLQSSHREEIVHISKWWRDIELNRELMFAREKPLEWFAWPMASLTEPSLSGQRVELAKVVSLFHLIQDVFHCCGRIDQLSHFVEAVNRWDIVAANNLPDYMNMCLKALFDITEGIAYKICRDDAYNPKRSLQNAWTRLCNALLGEAKWVAVGQFPRAEEYLKIANSTSGIHVLLLHAFFLLGEGITRETVHLVNNDPDIISSAETILCLCDGIGGAKGEDKKWGLGSYMECYKRQYPGTSVQDAKKHVLNKILDTWKQLNRHCLSPNPFSDSFTKAALNCARLAPLMHSFDDNHTVKLPSLQENMNSLIFESIAV, encoded by the exons ATGGCATTCTCAAAGCCAGCTTTTTCCCCAGTCTCCCGCTATCCCATCCCTCTGAAAAGAATCCCACGAATTGCTGTGAAATATGTTCTCGACAATGAAACCTTG GATAAAATGTGCAATAGACGACTAAAGAAATTGAAGGAAGCTAAACATGCTTTGAGAAAAGCAAAAGAAGATGATATCTCACTCTCAGAAAGTTTAAGAACGATCGATGCCCTCCAACGATTGGGAATTGACTACCATTTCCAAGACGAAATTAAAGCAGTTCTTAATAGTCACTACAAGATTTGTACTGCTTCTTCCAATAATCAAAACCTTGACCTTTCTCAGGTTGCCCTTCGCTTTCGATTGTTAAGGCAGCAAGGTTACCACGTGCCTGCAGATGTGTTTAACAAGTTCAAGAACGAGAATGGGGTGTTCAAACAAGAATTAGCTGTGGACATCAAGGGATTATTGGAATTGTATGAGGCATCTCAGTTGAATATCGGAGGAGAATATATACTTGATGAAGCTGAAGTCTTCAGTGGCCATCTTCTTAATTCATCCGCAATGCATCTTGATGATCATCTAGCTGGAATTGTTGCAAATACATTGAAGCATCCACACCACAAGACCTTATCAAGATCAGTGATTAAAATCTTTTTACTTAATTTTCAATGTACCATCCAATCTAAAGAGACTTTTCTGGAACTCGCCAAATTAGATTTCAACATGCTTCAATCTTCCCACCGAGAAGAAATAGTTCATATTTCCAA ATGGTGGAGAGACATTGAATTGAATAGGGAGCTGATGTTTGCTCGAGAGAAACCACTTGAATGGTTCGCCTGGCCCATGGCAAGCCTTACAGAGCCAAGCCTGTCAGGACAAAGAGTGGAGCTTGCAAAAGTCGTTTCACTTTTCCACCTTATACAAGACGTTTTTCATTGCTGCGGGAGGATCGATCAACTTAGTCACTTCGTAGAAGCAGTCAATAG ATGGGACATTGTTGCTGCAAACAACTTACCAGATTATATGAACATGTGTTTAAAGGCTCTTTTTGACATTACTGAAGGAATTGCTTACAAGATTTGTAGAGATGATGCATATAACCCAAAACGTTCTCTACAGAATGCG TGGACAAGACTCTGCAATGCATTGCTAGGAGAAGCCAAATGGGTGGCTGTTGGGCAGTTTCCGAGGGCTGAAGAGTATTTAAAGATTGCAAATAGTACTTCTGGGATACATGTGCTGCTGCTTCACGCCTTCTTTCTATTGGGCGAGGGCATAACAAGGGAAACTGTGCACCTTGTCAACAATGATCCTGACATTATATCTTCTGCGGAGACCATTCTTTGTCTTTGTGATGGCATTGGAGGTGCCAAG GGTGAGGATAAAAAATGGGGGCTTGGATCGTATATGGAGTGCTACAAGAGGCAATATCCAGGGACTTCAGTCCAGGACGCCAAAAAGCATGTGCTGAACAAGATTTTAGATACTTGGAAGCAACTCAACAGGCACTGTCTCTCTCCAAATCCATTTTCAGATTCTTTCACTAAGGCTGCTCTTAATTGTGCAAGATTGGCTCCTTTAATGCATAGCTTTGATGACAATCATACAGTAAAACTCCCAAGCCTCCAGGAAAACATGAATTCCCTGATCTTTGAAAGCATTGCAGTTTAG
- the LOC110662001 gene encoding protein PAT1 homolog isoform X2: MEGIESGGVAQEAPKAGDPNLFGDNSTDAVFDASQYAFFGKDLVEGIELGGLEDEQEDLPLVEFDEEEFLFGRQEGEVTSSLSEIDDLTSTFSKLNKVINGPRSAGVIGDRGSRESSSAAEWAQGKDFSNWLDQQQLLDPEGFQEGKRWSSQPYASARVLELKPLYRTSSYPEQQQHHQHFSSEPILVPKSSYTSYPLPGGQSPHASPNHSQLNIPHLGGSPQMAISLPNLSPFSSPLQLTGLHHGSLHLCGNMSQFPSSPSANSRLPNQWVNHTDLYPGDHPNPSNNLQQQLSHQNGLIPPQMMPQLQPQQHRLHHPIQPSLSHLSGMQSQLFSPHLSSPPPMMSKFEVLGLGDIRDQRPNQNLRYSQQGFDTNGRKFDSVWSQFRSKYMTSDEIESILRMQLAATHSNDPYVDDYYHQACLAKKSAGAKLKHHFCPTLLRDLPPRARPNSEPHAFLQVDALGRTSFSSIRRPRPLLEVDPPNSSISGGTDQKVSEKPLEQEPMLAARVTVEDGLCLLLDVDDIDRFLDFNQLQDGGAQLKHRRQILLEGLAASLQLVDPLGKNGHTVELAPKDDLVFMRLVSLPKGRKLVARYLQFLSPGGDLMRIVCMAIFRHLRFLFGGPPSDLGAADTANNLARVVSLCACRMDIGSLSACLAAVVCSSEQPPLRPLGSSGGNGASLILMSVLETATELLNELQDASSYNMTNRALWKASFDEFFGLLIKYCVNKYDSIMHSSLQDPAEAIKRELPMELLRVSVPHTNDYQKKMLYDLSQRSLVGQDGGNGGHMNS, encoded by the exons ATGGAAGGAATTGAAAGTGGGGGTGTTGCTCAAGAGGCTCCCAAAGCTGGCGATCCTAATCTATTCGGAGACAACTCCACAG ATGCCGTGTTTGATGCATCTCAATATGCATTCTTTGGTAAAGATCTTGTCGAAGGAATTGAGTTAGGGGGATTGGAGGATGAACAAGAGGACTTGCCTTTAGTTGAGTTTGATGAGGAGGAATTTCTCTTTGGTAGACAAGAG GGTGAGGTTACAAGCTCTCTTTCCGAAATTGATGATCTTACTAGTACATTTTCAAAG TTGAACAAGGTTATCAATGGACCAAGAAGTGCAGGAGTAATTGGTGATAGgggatccagagaaa GTTCGTCTGCTGCTGAATGGGCACAGGGGAAGGATTTTTCCAACTGGCTGGATCAGCAGCAGCTACTTGACCCTGAAGGCTTTCAGGAGGGTAAAAGATGGTCTTCACAGCCATATGCTTCTGCTCGCGTTTTGGAATTAAAGCCTTTGTACCGAACATCTTCATACCCTGAGCAGCAACAACACCATCAACACTTCTCTAGTGAACCAATTCTTGTGCCCAAGTCTTCTTACACTTCGTATCCTCTCCCTGGTGGACAATCTCCTCATGCttcaccaaatcatagtcaactAAATATTCCACATCTTGGTGGCAGTCCCCAAATGGCAATTTCTTTACCAAACCTCTCTCCTTTTTCTAGTCCGCTACAGTTGACAGGCTTACATCATGGGTCACTGCATTTGTGtggaaatatgtcacaatttccTTCCAGTCCATCTGCAAATAGCCGGCTACCTAACCAGTGGGTTAACCATACGGATCTATATCCTGGAGATCATCCCAACCCTTCAAACAATTTGCAGCAACAACTATCTCATCAAAATGGTTTAATACCTCCACAGATGATGCCACAACTGCAGCCGCAGCAGCATAGACTGCACCATCCAATTCAGCCATCATTAAGCCATTTATCAGGCATGCAGTCTCAACTATTTAGTCCTCATCTTTCTTCACCGCCACCCATGATGAGCAAGTTTGAAGTGCTTGGTCTGGGTGATATTAGAGATCAAAGACCAAATCAAAATCTGCGTTATTCTCAACAGGGATTTGATACCAATGGCCGGAAGTTTGACAGTGTTTGGTCTCAGTTCAGATCCAAGTACATGACCTCTGATGAAATTGAGAGCATTCTCAGAATGCAGCTTGCTGCAACGCACAGTAATGACCCATATGTGGATGATTATTATCACCAGGCTTGTCTTGCAAAAAAGTCAGCTGGGGCAAAACTCAAGCATCATTTCTGCCCAACTCTCTTGAGGGATCTTCCACCTCGAGCACGCCCTAACTCAGAGCCTCATGCTTTTCTCCAAGTTGATGCACTTGGGAGGACGTCCTTTTCTTCAATTCGCAGGCCTCGTCCACTTCTTGAGGTTGACCCTCCTAACTCATCTATTAGTGGTGGGACTGATCAGAAAGTTTCTGAGAAACCCCTAGAACAGGAGCCAATGCTTGCAGCTAGAGTGACTGTCGAAGATGGTCTTTGCCTTCTTCTTGATGTAGATGATATTGACCGTTTTCTAGATTTCAATCAGCTTCAAGATGGTGGAGCCCAATTAAAACATAGGAGGCAGATATTGCTGGAAGGGCTTGCAGCATCACTGCAATTGGTTGACCCACTTGGAAAGAATGGACATACAGTGGAACTTGCTCCAAAGGATGATCTTGTGTTCATGCGATTAGTATCTCTTCCCAAGGGCCGTAAACTTGTTGCCAGGTACCTTCAATTTCTTTCTCCAGGTGGTGACCTCATGCGAATTGTCTGCATGGCTATTTTTCGTCATCTTAGGTTTCTGTTTGGAGGTCCCCCCTCTGATCTTGGAGCAGCAGACACTGCAAATAACCTTGCAAGAGTTGTATCATTATGTGCCTGCCGCATGGATATTGGTTCCCTTAGTGCTTGTCTTGCAGCTGTTGTTTGTTCCTCAGAGCAGCCCCCACTTCGCCCTCTTGGAAGCTCTGGTGGAAATGGGGCTTCTCTCATTCTAATGTCTGTTCTTGAGACCGCAACAGAGCTATTGAATGAGCTTCAAGATGCTAGCAGCTATAATATGACAAATCGAGCACTTTGGAAGGCCTCATTTGATGAGTTTTTTGGACTTCTTATAAAGTATTGTGTAAATAAATATGATAGTATTATGCATTCTTCTCTACAAGATCCAGCTGAAGCTATTAAGAGAGAACTACCTATGGAGCTCCTTCGTGTCagtgttccccacacaaacgactACCAGAAAAAGATGTTATATGATCTTTCCCAGCGTTCCCTAGTTGGTCAAGATGGTGGCAATGGTGGACACATGAATTCTTAA
- the LOC110662001 gene encoding protein PAT1 homolog isoform X1, with protein MEGIESGGVAQEAPKAGDPNLFGDNSTEDAVFDASQYAFFGKDLVEGIELGGLEDEQEDLPLVEFDEEEFLFGRQEGEVTSSLSEIDDLTSTFSKLNKVINGPRSAGVIGDRGSRESSSAAEWAQGKDFSNWLDQQQLLDPEGFQEGKRWSSQPYASARVLELKPLYRTSSYPEQQQHHQHFSSEPILVPKSSYTSYPLPGGQSPHASPNHSQLNIPHLGGSPQMAISLPNLSPFSSPLQLTGLHHGSLHLCGNMSQFPSSPSANSRLPNQWVNHTDLYPGDHPNPSNNLQQQLSHQNGLIPPQMMPQLQPQQHRLHHPIQPSLSHLSGMQSQLFSPHLSSPPPMMSKFEVLGLGDIRDQRPNQNLRYSQQGFDTNGRKFDSVWSQFRSKYMTSDEIESILRMQLAATHSNDPYVDDYYHQACLAKKSAGAKLKHHFCPTLLRDLPPRARPNSEPHAFLQVDALGRTSFSSIRRPRPLLEVDPPNSSISGGTDQKVSEKPLEQEPMLAARVTVEDGLCLLLDVDDIDRFLDFNQLQDGGAQLKHRRQILLEGLAASLQLVDPLGKNGHTVELAPKDDLVFMRLVSLPKGRKLVARYLQFLSPGGDLMRIVCMAIFRHLRFLFGGPPSDLGAADTANNLARVVSLCACRMDIGSLSACLAAVVCSSEQPPLRPLGSSGGNGASLILMSVLETATELLNELQDASSYNMTNRALWKASFDEFFGLLIKYCVNKYDSIMHSSLQDPAEAIKRELPMELLRVSVPHTNDYQKKMLYDLSQRSLVGQDGGNGGHMNS; from the exons ATGGAAGGAATTGAAAGTGGGGGTGTTGCTCAAGAGGCTCCCAAAGCTGGCGATCCTAATCTATTCGGAGACAACTCCACAG AAGATGCCGTGTTTGATGCATCTCAATATGCATTCTTTGGTAAAGATCTTGTCGAAGGAATTGAGTTAGGGGGATTGGAGGATGAACAAGAGGACTTGCCTTTAGTTGAGTTTGATGAGGAGGAATTTCTCTTTGGTAGACAAGAG GGTGAGGTTACAAGCTCTCTTTCCGAAATTGATGATCTTACTAGTACATTTTCAAAG TTGAACAAGGTTATCAATGGACCAAGAAGTGCAGGAGTAATTGGTGATAGgggatccagagaaa GTTCGTCTGCTGCTGAATGGGCACAGGGGAAGGATTTTTCCAACTGGCTGGATCAGCAGCAGCTACTTGACCCTGAAGGCTTTCAGGAGGGTAAAAGATGGTCTTCACAGCCATATGCTTCTGCTCGCGTTTTGGAATTAAAGCCTTTGTACCGAACATCTTCATACCCTGAGCAGCAACAACACCATCAACACTTCTCTAGTGAACCAATTCTTGTGCCCAAGTCTTCTTACACTTCGTATCCTCTCCCTGGTGGACAATCTCCTCATGCttcaccaaatcatagtcaactAAATATTCCACATCTTGGTGGCAGTCCCCAAATGGCAATTTCTTTACCAAACCTCTCTCCTTTTTCTAGTCCGCTACAGTTGACAGGCTTACATCATGGGTCACTGCATTTGTGtggaaatatgtcacaatttccTTCCAGTCCATCTGCAAATAGCCGGCTACCTAACCAGTGGGTTAACCATACGGATCTATATCCTGGAGATCATCCCAACCCTTCAAACAATTTGCAGCAACAACTATCTCATCAAAATGGTTTAATACCTCCACAGATGATGCCACAACTGCAGCCGCAGCAGCATAGACTGCACCATCCAATTCAGCCATCATTAAGCCATTTATCAGGCATGCAGTCTCAACTATTTAGTCCTCATCTTTCTTCACCGCCACCCATGATGAGCAAGTTTGAAGTGCTTGGTCTGGGTGATATTAGAGATCAAAGACCAAATCAAAATCTGCGTTATTCTCAACAGGGATTTGATACCAATGGCCGGAAGTTTGACAGTGTTTGGTCTCAGTTCAGATCCAAGTACATGACCTCTGATGAAATTGAGAGCATTCTCAGAATGCAGCTTGCTGCAACGCACAGTAATGACCCATATGTGGATGATTATTATCACCAGGCTTGTCTTGCAAAAAAGTCAGCTGGGGCAAAACTCAAGCATCATTTCTGCCCAACTCTCTTGAGGGATCTTCCACCTCGAGCACGCCCTAACTCAGAGCCTCATGCTTTTCTCCAAGTTGATGCACTTGGGAGGACGTCCTTTTCTTCAATTCGCAGGCCTCGTCCACTTCTTGAGGTTGACCCTCCTAACTCATCTATTAGTGGTGGGACTGATCAGAAAGTTTCTGAGAAACCCCTAGAACAGGAGCCAATGCTTGCAGCTAGAGTGACTGTCGAAGATGGTCTTTGCCTTCTTCTTGATGTAGATGATATTGACCGTTTTCTAGATTTCAATCAGCTTCAAGATGGTGGAGCCCAATTAAAACATAGGAGGCAGATATTGCTGGAAGGGCTTGCAGCATCACTGCAATTGGTTGACCCACTTGGAAAGAATGGACATACAGTGGAACTTGCTCCAAAGGATGATCTTGTGTTCATGCGATTAGTATCTCTTCCCAAGGGCCGTAAACTTGTTGCCAGGTACCTTCAATTTCTTTCTCCAGGTGGTGACCTCATGCGAATTGTCTGCATGGCTATTTTTCGTCATCTTAGGTTTCTGTTTGGAGGTCCCCCCTCTGATCTTGGAGCAGCAGACACTGCAAATAACCTTGCAAGAGTTGTATCATTATGTGCCTGCCGCATGGATATTGGTTCCCTTAGTGCTTGTCTTGCAGCTGTTGTTTGTTCCTCAGAGCAGCCCCCACTTCGCCCTCTTGGAAGCTCTGGTGGAAATGGGGCTTCTCTCATTCTAATGTCTGTTCTTGAGACCGCAACAGAGCTATTGAATGAGCTTCAAGATGCTAGCAGCTATAATATGACAAATCGAGCACTTTGGAAGGCCTCATTTGATGAGTTTTTTGGACTTCTTATAAAGTATTGTGTAAATAAATATGATAGTATTATGCATTCTTCTCTACAAGATCCAGCTGAAGCTATTAAGAGAGAACTACCTATGGAGCTCCTTCGTGTCagtgttccccacacaaacgactACCAGAAAAAGATGTTATATGATCTTTCCCAGCGTTCCCTAGTTGGTCAAGATGGTGGCAATGGTGGACACATGAATTCTTAA